ggggggaaattGGAGGAGAGGAACTATTgacttggattgactagaatgcccctaaacaaactcacgcgcctcttttcttcctttcaatttccctcttttaatcttagcccttgattaactaaatggatggtcaagattacttcctagccttcttaaccaaataaactttctattatatcctaaccTTTAAACATCATTATTAAGTCGTAGggtaaaaaaaaactttattcaCTTTTTACGTTAAAATCATTTTGTATGTTAAGGCTCCTTTGAATTTGATCTAAAAAAAAAACAGGTTCTAGTTAACGTGATTATATTAAGTTACGCATAACATTCAGTGATATTAAGAAAAAGCCAatccaagtttatattcaaaCGAAATTCAATTAAATTAAGGAAATAAAAACTAAGGATAGGATAGTGATTTCTATATCATTTTGGATATCTTTTCTATCCTATGTTTTTTATTTCCTTCTTTTCTTGCTCTATTCGTATCTATTTATCATTGCTTTtataaaatctttttctaactttgATGAATCCTTACAAAATAGAAAATGATGGCATTACCTGCAACCTGCAATCGGGTGGTTTTCATTCGAACTCGAATACCAAGTAAGAAAAAAGGAATCGAAGTTCTGTATTCGACTTACTTTAGTCGACTTATTCTATATGGATTCAATGCACTATTGATTGCATAAATCCTTTTTCTACTTTTTCTTTATTTAACTCAAGAAAGATTTGAGTTTGATTTAACTCAAATTGTTAAAAAGTATTTATCGAAAGGATGATTGATGTTACAAATTTGATCCGAGTTCAACACAAATATATCAACACACGATTAAAGGAATTGAAGTGGTGGAGGGATTGCATTTCttttgagagatgcaggttcaactcccacttggtgcagagtgagacactggtgggcaatgataggagaaccagggaaacctgggttggattcttgagccaaacgggttttatcGGTAATTTCACTGTCATGCCTACGGACGGGTGGGTTACCGgattttccccggaattggtggtgtcATTAAAAGTAGGGCTGGCAATTgggtacctgttaagacacgattagacctgtttgactgaaaaatacaccctttgacttttttaatttttaaaataattaaaattacaattttaggatctatcatttattcatctttgtacataaaacataaaactgttttataaacatgaggtagaaagtaattaaacgagtcgtaatcatgtttgAAACATATATTGTGCGCGCCGTCATAAACttgttaaacctgttaagacacgatttgccagtCTTAATTAAAAGTTTCAAGATAGTTTTATATCTAAGCTTTAATTGAATAAACCCTGCACAGGCTAGCCAAATCTAGAGACCATGACTAGGACCTTTGAAACCTCTAGATTATTTTGAATAAATTTCATACAATTCAACCAAACATTAATTAATTGTTAATGTCTTTTATCGTATTATAATTATTTAATTCAATGTTGTAATTAATATGAAAATACatagataaataaaataaaataaaagaaaggGAATCTTAATTTCTTGTGAGAGCTATATATAAAAGCACACATTCAAGTTTCAGATGTTTGCTTTCTATCTTCATCTTCACATGGGTCTTCTATAACAGGTTAGATAAAATCTTCTCTTCCTACTCATACACTACTCAACCAGAAAAAAAAAGGTCAAACTTTTAACCTtcaaaaattcaaataaatacCTTTTTCAAACTCAGATTTAACTTCATCATAGATTATGtatattttctttatttaaagtGTAAATTATCGTTATGAAATTAATAAACGTAATTATCAATTATCTTGTTAATAAGTTTTGACCATGATTATGTTTTGATCTCTTGGCTTGGATCCAGAGCCCTTAACTAGTATGGTTGACCATCTTAAAAGTCAAATCACCTACATATTCACTCCTAATATGTGTGTGTTTGATTTGTATGCAAGCTTAGTATTTGGTTTTATATATGTTTAGATTTTCTTTTAAACTAAAAGTTCATGTCTTGAAGTCTTATTAATTAATTACCTAGATATATGATGctgattaagtttatgtattgAAGACATCAATGGAGAAACTGGTTCTACCATATGATATAAAATGCATGAAGATGGTCATCTTACAACATGAAGAAACATTTAAACAACAGGTGATTTTACATTTTATTTTTTTGGGTATATTAATTAACCATTTTTTTTGGGTATATTAATTAACCATTTTGGTAATTTGACAATcagattaatttttttttattttattttttaaggtGTATGAACTTCATAGGCTATATCAAATCCaaaggatgatgatgaagaacatGCAAAGAAGCATGCAAAATGATCAAGAAACTTGGAGCTTAAAAAACGGCACCGTATGCTTGGAGTACCAAAACAACAACTACACTTTTAACAAGCCACAAAAACAAGATCTAGTGGATGAAAATGGTAGCCCGGAGATCATTGACGAGAGTGAAATCGAGCTCACATTGGGCCCCACTCGTAGGAAGAACAAACCAACATTGGCCAAAGAGCGAAATTCGGATTCAATGGCGAGTTTTTCATCTTCTTCTACCGATTCAAGTCATAAAAGCCGTGTTACTGTCGAGAATTCAAGAGTTTTGAGAGTAGAAGAACCGATAAGATCAATGAACGAGCCACCATGGCTACGTAGAGTCCGAATCTGATCAAGATTCAAAAACGCGACTCATTAAATCAATAGATCAAAAAATACACTTTTAACGTATTAAAGCCTACAAACACACGTAAGGCCGGTCTAGCCCTATCTAATCAAAAGAGGCTCGCCAACATGGTTTTCATGACCGGACTAAGACATATGTGTGTGAGTATTTGTCGTTTAAATGACCGAAACTTAGATCCTAGTTATTATTGTTTGTTTGTGTATGCTTCTCCTAGTTGTTAGTGTTTTATTGTTTacgttattgttattgttgtcgtTATCGTTATTTGTTAGTTATTATTGTGTATTATATTATAAGAATCTATAATTGGAATCGTATGAGTATTTTTAACTATTTAAAACAATTTATGATCATTTATTAACTATTTAAAACAATTTATGATCATTTAAATAGGTTACATCACACCCACAAGATCCAAGGCGCAACAATTCACCGGATCTAAATTTGATCCATTTAAATTGCTGGTCAACCCATATTGCCACGTGGAATTCGTGTtcaagttttagtttttttagataTTTAGATCATGAATAATGGTAGTTCGTATGGAAGCTTAGTTTTTTATTACCATTTTAGAACAACATACTCTTTGATTATACACTATCTAAAATCCATGTAAATACAACCCTCATTACTTGGTCACTTTTCATGAGCACACCACCATTATTACAAATCAGGTGGCAGTGTGTACGATATATGGTGACTAAGTGATTGTGTATGATGGCATGAGGGCCCTCATTCATTTTCTACCTTAAAAAagctttttatatttatttcggtGATTTCTGccgtatttttaaatttttttaacgaCCAATAAAAGTTCGATCACCTGAGTAAACCTAGTGGCAAAAGGTCACCCAGGCACCCACACCCGCGAACGTAGACGATAGTGACCCGACTTGCCACCAATCCAGAGAAAACTCACCGTCCGAAGACCCACTATGGTAGAACCACTAACCCAACCCAAAGCATTATTACTCCCGGTGAGACTCGAACCGATGCACCAGAAGGTCATCAACCCATATGTTttcgtttattatttatttatttattcatcaATCAAACACACTGATATGGGTAATTAATATAAACTTTAGTTAATATAAACTTTTACAAACTTGTAAAGGGTATGGTTTTTAATGATTTAACTCTCTGGATATTTTATAATTGTGTGtccaaaatatataaaaagtaattaaaaaatGCGTTCCTATCAATTTAACTTTATAGATTCATATATTGTAATTCACTTATAAACTTTATTAATCATATATTGTAATTCCCTTATAAATAGACTAAATTTTTGTTTGAATTTACTGAAGAAAAATGATCGTAAACTTTGAAAAGTAAACAGAAGGGGGCCAATGTGATTCATTAAACTATAAATCATATATATCAATATCCTAATCTTTTCTCTATTTGTCAATATTCCACCGAACATCATAAATGGTTATTATGAAAACAATTATTGAAATTTTGAACATCATGCACgtttgctttattttttttttttttttcaattacaTAAACGATTTCTAGAAAAATGAACCAATCGTTTTAAAAAGTTGTATGTGTTTATTGCACACACAAGATttaaaattttttaaattttctataTGGGTGTAACGTTATGTGACATCCTACCTTATGTCGGCTATAACAACCTTACCCACATCAAATCGGATGTTTATATCGTCCAAGAAAAAGACCAAACAATATGGTTAGGTATAGTGCACACTCTTGTTTTACACGTACTTATTTCCTTATTGGTAACCACCGTACGTACATACCATAGTTCTTTATTTCTTTTACATGATACAACTTAAGTACTTGTGTTGTAGTGATCTAATAATTTCAAAACCTAGGAATCTAGGATTCTTGTCGCGTTTATACATTAACTTATAATTAACTTCAATACACATGACTTAAGCTTGAAGCTTAATAAGTGAAAAACACGATATGGTCACTTAGAccaatttaattaattaaaccaaCCTTggctatatatatatttgaaaattCAAAGAAAATCTTATCGGTTGCTCTGTGTTTTATAACGAGTTGACGTTATACCATATGTTGCGACGAGGTGCTGATTATGAAAGCCGCTAACATCACTTTATGAGAAGCAAGAATTCTTTAGCTTATGCAAAATGTGATTTCATTTTGTTTTACCCTTAGCCTACATTGCCACACTAAATCAACAATGAAGTCTGTCATATATAGAAATTTCCTATTCCCAACAATATGAAATCTTTagactatggggtgtggaggAGGGTAGTCCTTGAAGGATGACCCTCTACGTCACCCGTCACGTCAACATCCAAGAAGAACGCCCCTCCAAGAATGGACCAATGGGGTGGAGGATGGACCTCCCcccatttttttaattttggcaAATAATatatgcaatatatatatatatatatatatatatatatataactaaaactAATTTAAACTCCTAACATAAATATTAATCCTTACATTAAAAAACAAcctaaacttaaaaaaattaattaaaaaactaCTAGTCTTCATTCGGCATGTCGTCATTGGGTTCGTTTTGTGCGATGTTCCAAATGTATCCCACCAAGTCCGCTTGAAGGTTttgatgtgtgtactcgttatGTAAGGAGAACCCGTTTAAATCTTGTTGTTCTACACTTACCGGAACAGAATTCCCGTTTAAATCTTGTTGTTCTACACATACAGTATCGCAACTTCTATGGTGTAAAAGCACGTGCTGGATATTCAAGGATATGCCATTTTTTTAACCCCTAAACACCGTTCAATGTCTTTTCTCAACGCCTCTTGAAACTTGGCAAAATTCTTTCTTTTATCGTCTGTCGGATGCGGAATAGTTTTAACGATTGTAGAGTACGTTGGATATATTCCGAACGCAAGATAGTAACCGCGCCTATATTCCACCCCCGAAACCGTAAAACTGGTGTCTGGACCAGTTCCTGTTATAACATCGTTAAAGATCTCTGATTGGTAAATGACGTTAAGGTCATTAAGCGAACCAGGAACACCGAAAAAAGCATGTCAATCCACAGATCTTGTGATGCAACAACCTCTAGTATTATATTTGGATGACCATGATCGCCTCGAGTAAATTGACCTCACCACGCAGTAGGGCAGTTCTGCCACGGCAAGTGCATACAATCAATGCTTCCGAGCATTACTTGAAAACCATGTCTTTCTTCGTAcgcttgatataatttttggacGTCATTTCTGTTTGGTTTCCACAGATATTTCTTGCTATATAGCTTCACCACCCATTCGCAAAACTTGTATAAACATTCTCGTGTAGTTCTTTTGGACATCCTTAAATACTCGTCCAACGAATCGTGTGTCGTCCCGTATACCAGTTGGCGAATGACCGTTGTACATTTCTCTAAAGTGGTGAATCCCCTTTGGCCCCTAGCATTGTATCGAAATGTGAAAAACGGATCAGACCGCACCAAGTCGTCTGCTATACGTAAGAACAGCCAACGACTCATGCGGAACTGACGTCTAAACATCGCGGTCATGTACACAGGTCCGTTGGCAAAATAATCGACCACTAATCTAGCATGGACACCTAAATTATTAACAccgaaaaataaattaaataaattattaacaccgaaaaataaattaaataaattattgaCACCgagaaataaatataactaaattATTAACATCAGAAAAAATATAACTAAATTATTAACAACgaaaaaaatataaccttttcgGTCTCGATTTATGGCGGCTTGCCTAGTTCGCGGTTGTGACGTCGTTTCTTCCTCTTCCTCCATGATCATCTGTGCTGCCGGCATTACGGCGTTCGCAAAAAACATATCACCCTCACTCGATAATGACGAACACCACGATGATGAAGAGGACATGCCtaaaactttataaaatttaaGGTAGTGTATAAAAAAGTGAGAGAGATTGgaaagatttaggttgaaataaGGGGATAAAGTGTACATATTTATAAAGTAGGAGAGacaaacaatttaaaaaaacTAGGCGTTTTTCAACGTCATTATTCTTTTAATTTTGGCATGTCTTAGGCGTTGAGGTGTAGCCAGAGAGGACGGGGCCTGCCCTAGGGAGCGGTGTGCTGGCCTGGCGCTAGAGCCCGCCAGCCCTAGGCCGGTCCCCATACCGTTTAGCCTCATATTCAACTTTTAGCGATATGGCTTTTTCTGTCTTAAGTTATAATTGTTACCTAAATGATGCATGTTTAGTGTTGTAGACTTGTAGGTTTATGATTTTTTTCACTACACGAAAGTTTCATACACTAACCCTGAGAAATCTCTTCTTTCTTCTTCGCATCTCTCAAAAACACACAcaagcatcatcatcatcatactcagtaaaacCCATCAATAGCAAAGTTAAGGTAGGATCTGAGGAAGGTAGATGTatacagccttacctctaccccgtaggaatagagaggttgcttccagtgagacccccggctcgattgtagtattgtatcaagccttggacctaagacacataacactcaaacaatcgggaCAGACACACACAAGCATACACAGTAATTATATTTGCAAAGGCGTAATCATATTCTTGTCTATAATTTATGGGCTACACAAACCGGGTTTTCTTTTTCTAAAATCGCATGGCCAACGGCCTTGAAATTGAATTTACATGTATGTTCCTCAAGTATCCGATGCAACCCGTGTTGTAATTTGATATTCATAACTAAACAACCATTAACAAAAGATGATAATTTTCCATTCGAATCTAAAATTGATTACAATAGAACTGAGATTAACAAAATACTACAGAAGGGAGATGGGAATTTAGAAATTACAAGAAAGGGGATGGGAAATCAAAAACACACACTCATTCATCATATTCGTTATCCCTTAATCTCTGGTTATTGCCTCCTTATATTCTGCATGTTCCTTTTAGCGACCCCCAATTCCATCCAGTCTATGTTAGGCCTCGAAGTGGGCTAGTTGGATAGGCTTGTTGGTTGGACGGGTTCATAACATTACCCCTCCGTTTAAAATACACCATGTCCTCAAGGTGTAGGGATGTAAAAGGATTGAGCAAACTAGCAATTTCGTCCAACATGTGGGCTTCATAACTGGCAATGCCACTTGAGTCATAGATGGAACAAGGTATGGTAGGTGGCTTATGTCCATAAATGTAACGCTCCGCTTTTTTCGTAACTTTACTTATTTAGAAAGTTTGTCttataattctatttttggaagctcGTTCCTCTTTTAAATCGTATTTCGTTTTATCGTTGCAAAAACCGAGACTTTAATTGTAATAAAACCATTGTTTTATCCCAAATTAGACCTTAAGTATTCGTTACACCTTATACGTCTTGATTCATTATACGTTTGATACcttgttcttgattcttgtaaacGTATAATAAACTTTTGAatacatatcatacatacaaaATTTATATGTTTTCACGCAAGTTTATATGTCATTTACACTTACGATTACTTATTCATACTTGTTCATATGTTAAAATTACATAAAACTCCCTTGGAATATACCTTTTATGcttaaaaacacataaaacttaGCAAATATAAACTTCAAGGGGCTAAAGTGTCAAAAAGCAAACTTGAGACTCGGAACCACAGCCCGTCGCGCTGCGCGACGGGGACACCATATCTCGGTCGCGACACGCAAGCCTTTGAGAtccgcagaatgtttaaacagcTTCATCCATTGGCCAATTTTGTGTTTGTTTAggtgtgtttcttgcatttaaACACCACCTAACTCAACCTTAAGCTCACCTATATAACACACCTCATTCCCACACTTTTTCCATTTTGCAAACACACTAATCTCACTCTCTAAACACTCTAAATCAGCTGAGAAATCAGAATCAAGGCAGAAACATCCAAGTTGCAAAAATGAGTTAAATCTCACCTTTCTTCCATCTTTTTTCACTTCTTCTTCCTCTACAAAGTGTTCAAGCACAAAATTATAATCCCATATATCCAATTGAGCATCCTTCATTCCTCGTGACTCATTAACATTAACTACTGATTCGGTTTGGATTTCGAATACCTCATCATTGATGATTTCGTGAATTTCAATACTATCAGGCATGTCATCGAACACCTTGAGAGCAGTTTCCGTGGAGGTCAGAGAACGGAATCGGTGAACCATGTCAGTAGTGAAATCATTCCATGTGAGGTCATCGCTCCGAAACAGGGAATTGAACCAATATAATGGTCCATCCTCAAATACTTCAATAATGTATGAGAATCGTTCATCACCATAGATTGAGTAAAATCGAAAGTATAGCTCGGATTGAGAGATCCATGAGTTAGGATCAGAGCCTGTGAAATGAGGTAATTGTGGTTCAAGATCTTCCAAAGCCATCGACGTTAAGGATCAATGAAAGCACCAATGTTGTGATTTGATATTCACAAGTAAACAATCATTAACAGAAGATGATAATTTTCCATTCGAATTTAGAATTGATTACAATAGAACTGAGATTAACAAAATACTACAGAAGGGAAATGGGAATTTAGAAATTACAAGAAAGGGGATGGGAAATCAgaaacacatattcatcatgtTCGTTATCCCTTAATAACTGGTTATCGCCTCCTTATATTCTGCACGTACCTTTCAGCGAGCCCCAATTCCATCCAGTCTATGTTGGGCCTCGAAGTGGGCTAGTTGGTTGGGCGGGTTCATAACAACCCGCATAAACTTTGACCGCACCCACGCCCGAATATGGTTAACCCAACCCACTCATTTGTTGCAGACCCGACATTTGTTCTTCTTCTTGACTTCAACACTACGATGGGTTTTCTATGCGATTGTATGCTACATTAACGACGATAAATGTTTGTTTTGAAAACAATTtcaacaaaacaattttttttcaaagattttatttaaatttatCTATAATAATAAACACATACAACCCAATAAATCACATAAGATACACGCGACTCGAATGGATACAACGGTTCGAATGAGTGAATGGTAACATATAAATATTTAGCACCTTTGTTCATAGAGAATCATGTTGctttgtgtgtgtatatgtataattTGAAAATTCCCTTGAAATATCTTTTAATTCGTGTACAAAATCAGTTTTATACAAAAGAATTTTGGATAACTCCTGAATATACTTACACCAAAATACTATAATCGAGTAAGTCAATGAAAAAACAAGAAGTATGCTTTTATATTCTGAAAACGtatcaaaaaaataaaattcgTATGTTGAAACACCACAAAGTCTTTGTGAAACAGGATGTCAATTGACAGTTAAAACATTTAACATTTAACAATTACTTGGTTATGTCATCAATAACTCTACTAGTAGCAAAATCATACTAAACCAAGATCTAAAACGAACGTTTATTGATCAATAACTCTAGTAGCAGCAAAATCATACTAAACCAAGATCTAAAATGAATATTtattgtaacgccccaaaatccgaATGTTTATATTTGCCGTGTGTTCCTATATGACACGTCATGAAATAagtaactaggctatttaacctagttaaatgtatggtaaaaattattaaaagatgGAAGTAGTGCACATTATGTTAAGTGGCAAACATGAGGGGTTAAATGGAACAAGATGGAAGTTGAGTTATTAAAATGAAAGttcaacacacacacaaacacacacttcgtGTGTGTTCACGAATGTTCAGGAGCTCCAAAGTGCTCTAACCCTAAACTCAACTAAATCGCCAAATCGAAGGATGATTCAAGGCTTAAATTCATGAAGGAACATGGATTAATGGTCACCATCACAAGGGAATCATAAGGTATGCCTTAAAAATTAGATTGGTGATCTTTCACGAAGTGGGTTTTGATGTAAATcacgaatttgtatgaaattgagtttaggtatgtgttagaatcatcatatagaagTTGTTTTATGTGCAATTTTGATTGTATCAATgagttgggataaaacccatttAGAAATTGTAAGAAGATGAAGTTTAGTAAAGATTTATGATGAACTATGTAATGTTGATGTTAGAATAGTGTTATAGAAAGTAGTTAGATGGATAATTTGATATAAAACATATGATGCTTGGTTATGATAATGATTTGTGAAAGATTATGTTAATGCATGGATGAACTAGGAAGAATGTGCCTTAATTAGTTGTACAATATGCACTAAatggtgtacgcacaccaagtgtatgatgaaatgtctaagtgaagttaatatgtgagattgtatgaaatggcttgatatatatatatgaatgagatgaggtaatgatgtaattagtagtatactaacttgaagaatgtgctttagatggaactcatacaagaattcgggttgaatgtgtGTCTTGGTCAAGACTATGCATTAAGGACTTGTACATTATGTTTTATATCACTAGGTGATCATGTGATTGTAAGCACAATTGCATCGTGATATATATAGTGTCTTTAATATAGCATAAATGATGTTACGGATATAGGTGAATAAGTCGGAAGTTCATATGATAAACTgttgacttctgaaagtcaaGTACGAATAAGAAGCACAATTTGACTTGTTGTTGTAAAGGTAGGTTATTAGAAAGTCGTATAGTACATGTTACATCTATGCGCGTTATGTGAAATGACATGGTAAATTGTATGAGTTTGAAAGGATGTGAAATTGGGTATATGTCTTATACTTGTTataattgactaatgaaagtcaaatgtgaaatatgcaattGATATGATCTTTAACATGTACAATTGTGTATGCTAAGGAGAATGTGAAATGGTGGCATGAAAGTAGAGGACTCATATCAAGAtggactcaagcatgaaaggctaacgggtcaagaggaggcAAGGAAGTGGATACGGACACGGatgcataaggtaagtgatttccgaatcacttcttagtttgttaAGTAAGGTTATGTTCTAGTTAATTAGGCATGATAATTGAAATCAAATAAGAAGGGTTGTATGAAATTGATGATTTACGTTAAGTAGGCCGAATAGGTCAAAATTGTGGTTTTATTACTATACCGGAAGGGTTGTATAAGTAATTGATTACGGTACTAAAACCGGGTATGGGTAGAATTGTACATAAGTACGCTAACCAAGAATCAGAGACGCGGATTGATAGTCTAAAGACTCGGTTGTGAGTCATGGTTAATAGACAAACAATTTCGCATTTGAAATTGTATTAACAAAGTTTGCTTTCGTATAAATGAATAACATGAATATGTTTAACGCATACCGGGTATTGGGTGCATAAATCCCAAGTACGAACCCCGGATAATGTAAAAGTATTATAGTTATAATGTTTATGTAAGTTTTGGGGTTAAAACAAATGAGAAGTTTGacgaaaacatgaacgggtcgaataagtgAAAGTGGGTATATAAAGCCGAGAGCTTAAGTGAATATTTTCCTTaaaccggatgttggatttcaagttcatatgatagaatgtgaatttacaagcaggtaggaagaaacgggaggttaaacgggtaaacggttcaaaagttatgcgcgttttagtgcgtacggacgacgaaacgtaGCTGCAGCAAGAAACACCTCTTAACTTAAGAGGAGTGCAAAAAAGACACCTCTTAACTTAAGAGGAATGCAAA
Above is a window of Helianthus annuus cultivar XRQ/B chromosome 14, HanXRQr2.0-SUNRISE, whole genome shotgun sequence DNA encoding:
- the LOC110909044 gene encoding uncharacterized protein LOC110909044; this translates as MEKLVLPYDIKCMKMVILQHEETFKQQVYELHRLYQIQRMMMKNMQRSMQNDQETWSLKNGTVCLEYQNNNYTFNKPQKQDLVDENGSPEIIDESEIELTLGPTRRKNKPTLAKERNSDSMASFSSSSTDSSHKSRVTVENSRVLRVEEPIRSMNEPPWLRRVRI
- the LOC110907158 gene encoding uncharacterized protein LOC110907158; the encoded protein is MPAAQMIMEEEEETTSQPRTRQAAINRDRKGVHARLVVDYFANGPVYMTAMFRRQFRMSRWLFLRIADDLVRSDPFFTFRYNARGQRGFTTLEKCTTVIRQLVYGTTHDSLDEYLRMSKRTTRECLYKFCEWVVKLYSKKYLWKPNRNDVQKLYQAYEERHGFQVMLGSIDCMHLPWQNCPTAW